In one window of Brachyspira sp. SAP_772 DNA:
- a CDS encoding type IA DNA topoisomerase: MATKTKEKKTTKKKLVIVESPAKAKTINRYLGSDYVVLSSMGHLIDLPRSRLAIDVDNGFEPEYITIRGRAKILNDLKKEAKKSEEVLLAADDDREGESIAWHIGNKIRSVNSAVPIKRIVFHEITKDALKEAIDKPRDIDIAKVNAQKARRVLDRLIGYNLSPLLWEKIKRGLSAGRVQNVALLIICN; this comes from the coding sequence ATGGCTACAAAAACTAAAGAAAAGAAAACTACTAAAAAGAAATTAGTAATAGTTGAGTCGCCTGCTAAGGCAAAAACTATAAATAGATATTTAGGGTCAGATTATGTAGTATTATCATCAATGGGGCATTTAATAGATTTGCCAAGAAGCAGACTAGCTATAGATGTAGACAATGGTTTTGAGCCTGAATATATTACAATAAGAGGAAGAGCTAAGATATTAAATGATCTTAAAAAAGAGGCAAAGAAATCTGAAGAGGTGTTGCTTGCAGCCGATGATGATAGGGAAGGGGAGAGTATTGCTTGGCATATAGGAAATAAAATAAGAAGCGTTAATTCTGCTGTACCTATAAAAAGAATAGTTTTTCATGAGATTACAAAAGATGCACTTAAAGAAGCCATTGATAAACCTAGAGATATAGACATAGCAAAAGTAAATGCTCAAAAAGCAAGAAGGGTATTAGACAGACTTATTGGTTATAATTTAAGCCCTTTGCTTTGGGAGAAGATAAAAAGAGGTCTTTCTGCAGGAAGAGTACAGAATGTCGCTTTGCTTATAATTTGTAACAG